In Psychrobacter sp. P11G3, a single genomic region encodes these proteins:
- a CDS encoding sulfate ABC transporter substrate-binding protein — translation MTDVARYQQKSKTLSALSIAGVALTLGLAGCSNSETTEAAADGSATTEGQNIELLNVSYDVARDFYKDYNPLFVEHYKAQNPDSNILIKQSHGGSSKQALSVANGLQADVATMNQGSDIELLEKKGLVESDWESKFPDNAVPFTSTIVFLVRKDNPKNIKDWEDLTKDGVEIVMANPKVTGNGRYAFLGAYGYGLHAFNKDETKAKGYVKDMLKNVKVYENGGRAATTTFVQRGIGDVLVTFENEANLAATDFGAGQVDIVYPKYSIKSESPVAVVKTVTDKKGTTDAAKAYLDYLWSEPAQQLAANLYLRPSVKSVLDKNGDKLPPVETFRPNDAFGTWDEIMSTYFSDGGVFDQLAINAPQ, via the coding sequence ATGACAGACGTAGCTCGTTATCAACAGAAAAGTAAAACCCTTAGTGCCTTGAGTATTGCTGGCGTTGCTTTGACTCTTGGTTTAGCTGGCTGTAGCAACAGTGAGACTACTGAGGCCGCAGCTGATGGTTCAGCGACGACAGAAGGGCAAAATATTGAGTTACTTAATGTCTCATACGATGTGGCACGTGATTTCTATAAAGACTACAACCCGTTGTTTGTTGAGCACTACAAAGCTCAAAACCCAGACAGCAATATCCTAATCAAACAGTCACATGGCGGCTCAAGTAAGCAAGCACTGTCTGTGGCCAATGGTCTACAAGCCGATGTTGCCACCATGAACCAAGGCTCTGATATTGAGCTGCTTGAGAAAAAAGGCTTGGTTGAGTCAGATTGGGAAAGTAAATTCCCAGACAATGCGGTGCCGTTTACCAGTACGATCGTATTCTTGGTACGTAAAGACAACCCAAAAAACATCAAAGACTGGGAAGATTTGACCAAAGACGGTGTTGAGATTGTCATGGCCAATCCAAAAGTGACGGGCAACGGTCGTTATGCGTTCTTGGGTGCATACGGTTATGGTCTACATGCTTTTAATAAAGATGAAACAAAAGCTAAAGGCTATGTAAAAGACATGCTAAAAAATGTCAAAGTCTATGAAAACGGCGGACGTGCCGCGACAACGACTTTCGTACAGCGCGGTATCGGTGATGTGTTGGTTACTTTTGAAAACGAAGCCAACCTTGCAGCGACTGATTTTGGCGCGGGTCAAGTAGACATCGTGTATCCAAAATACTCGATCAAGTCAGAGAGCCCTGTGGCAGTTGTGAAGACGGTAACAGATAAAAAAGGCACTACAGACGCTGCCAAAGCGTATCTTGATTACTTATGGAGTGAGCCTGCTCAGCAGCTAGCGGCCAATCTATATCTACGTCCTAGTGTTAAAAGCGTGCTTGACAAAAACGGTGACAAACTACCGCCAGTTGAGACTTTCCGCCCGAACGATGCCTTTGGTACATGGGATGAGATCATGAGCACTTACTTCAGTGATGGCGGTGTGTTTGACCAATTGGCAATTAACGCGCCTCAGTAA
- a CDS encoding sulfate ABC transporter substrate-binding protein — MQKKFQQISIASIQSTNNKPVKARVLATNGMLAAAIMMTACSPTEATQDDAANSASGETQDVNLLNVSYDVSRDFYKDYNTLFSTDYQKTHPNSKVNINQSHGGSSKQALSVANGLQADVVTFNQESDMNLLVEKGLVAADWRQALPNNAVPYTSTMVLLVRAGNPKNIKDWSDLARNDVDVVIPNPKTSGTARYAFLGAYGYGLHQFKESSNENPVKTNDFIKNLLANVVTYDNGARAATTSFTQRGLGDVLITTENEAHLAAQQFAKGNVDIVYPSYSITIANPVAVVTAVTEKSGKTEAASTYLKGLWDKPAQELMAKMYMRPSDEQILAAHKDTLPDIETFEPVAVFGSWAEIMDAFFVDGGRFDQLATTK, encoded by the coding sequence ATGCAAAAAAAATTCCAACAAATCAGCATTGCTAGCATTCAATCAACTAATAATAAGCCTGTAAAAGCGCGTGTACTTGCCACCAACGGCATGCTCGCAGCAGCGATAATGATGACAGCCTGCAGTCCAACAGAAGCGACGCAAGATGACGCGGCAAATAGTGCCAGTGGCGAGACGCAGGATGTTAATCTACTCAACGTCTCCTATGATGTGTCTCGCGACTTTTACAAAGACTACAACACTTTATTCAGTACCGACTATCAGAAGACTCATCCAAATAGCAAAGTAAATATCAATCAGTCACATGGCGGCTCTAGTAAGCAGGCGCTCTCTGTTGCTAACGGTTTGCAAGCGGATGTGGTGACCTTTAACCAAGAGAGCGATATGAATCTATTGGTGGAAAAAGGCTTGGTCGCTGCTGACTGGCGACAAGCACTACCGAATAATGCCGTGCCGTACACCAGTACCATGGTATTACTGGTCCGTGCTGGTAATCCAAAAAATATCAAAGACTGGTCAGATTTGGCCCGTAATGATGTCGATGTGGTCATCCCGAACCCGAAAACCAGTGGCACGGCGCGTTATGCCTTCTTAGGCGCCTATGGTTATGGTTTGCACCAATTCAAAGAAAGCAGTAATGAAAACCCTGTAAAAACCAATGACTTTATCAAAAATCTGCTGGCAAACGTGGTCACTTATGACAATGGCGCGCGCGCTGCGACTACCAGCTTTACCCAGCGTGGTCTAGGTGATGTATTGATCACGACCGAAAACGAAGCACATTTGGCTGCACAGCAATTTGCAAAGGGTAACGTTGATATCGTATATCCGAGCTATTCGATTACGATTGCCAACCCAGTAGCGGTCGTAACGGCAGTGACTGAAAAGTCTGGTAAGACAGAAGCGGCAAGTACTTATTTGAAAGGCTTATGGGATAAGCCTGCCCAAGAGCTCATGGCAAAAATGTATATGCGTCCAAGTGATGAGCAAATTCTAGCTGCTCATAAAGATACTTTGCCTGATATTGAGACGTTTGAACCTGTGGCTGTGTTTGGCTCATGGGCAGAGATTATGGATGCTTTCTTTGTAGATGGTGGCCGTTTTGATCAGCTGGCAACCACGAAGTAG